The Bacillota bacterium genome contains a region encoding:
- a CDS encoding type II toxin-antitoxin system Phd/YefM family antitoxin — MPTQVNVHEAKTHLSRLLTRVQAGEEIIIARAGRPVARLVPFSNRPLKRLPGSARGKLRISPDFDAPLPDVFLEAFET; from the coding sequence GTGCCCACCCAGGTCAACGTCCACGAAGCCAAGACCCATCTGTCGCGACTACTGACCCGCGTCCAGGCGGGCGAGGAGATTATCATCGCCAGAGCCGGCCGACCGGTGGCGCGTCTGGTGCCGTTCAGCAACCGGCCACTTAAGCGCCTTCCGGGCAGTGCCAGGGGTAAGCTAAGAATTAGCCCCGACTTCGATGCGCCACTCCCGGATGTTTTCCTGGAGGCTTTCGAAACATGA
- a CDS encoding ABC transporter permease: MDLLASVRVALGGILANKLRSFLTMLGVTIGVAAVIGLVAIGQGTQNQIRAQIESLGSYLLTVNIRGRGAQTALSYREARDLTADLPEAVATAPVVSGSVTVKYGTREHDTSLVGTDHNLAEVRSMGVAQGRFLAPLDVEYWQSVVVLGQTVVSELFGFTDPVGEEIKINGHSFLVVGVLSPQGSTMMGSGDDQVIVPATTAQRLVESRGVRTVYVKGRDPAAVDTLMAAIGERLTTRFRDADAFRIFSQTQMLETVTQVTGTMTMMLAAIAAISLLVGGIGIMNIMLVSVTERTREIGIRKALGARKRDILVQFLIESAVLSGLGGIAGIVVGLVLAHGAGGAIGVSAAIPVTTVLLAFLFSAGVGIFFGMYPANRAANLDPIQALRFE, encoded by the coding sequence ATGGACCTGCTCGCCTCCGTCAGGGTTGCCCTGGGGGGCATCCTGGCCAACAAGCTACGGTCGTTTCTCACCATGCTGGGAGTCACCATCGGGGTGGCGGCGGTCATCGGGCTGGTCGCCATAGGTCAGGGCACTCAAAACCAGATCAGGGCCCAGATCGAGTCCCTGGGATCTTACCTGCTTACGGTGAACATCCGTGGGCGCGGGGCCCAGACCGCCCTCAGCTACCGGGAAGCGCGTGACCTCACCGCCGACCTGCCCGAGGCCGTCGCTACCGCCCCTGTCGTCTCGGGTTCGGTTACGGTAAAGTACGGCACCCGCGAGCACGATACCAGCCTGGTAGGCACGGATCACAATCTGGCCGAGGTCCGCAGCATGGGGGTGGCCCAGGGCCGCTTCCTGGCACCCCTCGACGTGGAATACTGGCAGAGCGTGGTGGTGCTGGGCCAGACCGTCGTCAGCGAGCTATTCGGCTTTACCGACCCCGTGGGAGAAGAGATCAAGATCAACGGCCACAGCTTCCTGGTGGTGGGCGTGCTCTCCCCGCAGGGAAGCACCATGATGGGGTCCGGAGATGACCAGGTCATCGTACCCGCCACCACCGCCCAGCGGCTGGTGGAGAGCCGCGGTGTCCGCACCGTCTACGTGAAGGGCCGGGATCCGGCCGCCGTCGACACCCTCATGGCCGCCATCGGGGAGAGGCTCACCACGCGGTTCCGTGACGCGGATGCGTTCAGGATATTCAGCCAGACTCAGATGCTGGAGACGGTCACCCAGGTGACCGGGACCATGACCATGATGCTGGCGGCAATAGCTGCCATCTCGCTGCTGGTGGGAGGCATCGGCATCATGAACATCATGCTGGTCTCGGTCACCGAGCGCACGCGCGAGATCGGCATCCGCAAGGCCCTGGGGGCGCGCAAGCGCGACATCCTGGTGCAGTTCCTCATCGAGTCGGCCGTGCTGAGCGGCCTGGGCGGGATCGCCGGCATCGTGGTCGGCCTCGTCCTCGCTCACGGAGCAGGGGGGGCCATCGGCGTCAGCGCAGCCATTCCCGTGACCACGGTCCTGCTGGCCTTCCTCTTTTCCGCCGGGGTGGGCATCTTCTTCGGCATGTACCCGGCCAACCGGGCCGCCAACCTGGATCCCATACAGGCGCTCCGCTTCGAATGA
- the cheB gene encoding chemotaxis-specific protein-glutamate methyltransferase CheB yields MGTLMFPQALGADPGRPGPAPDADRSDLVADPGQRDLTGTAQPPVRVLVVDDSLFMRMLIRSLLEEDPAIQVVGQARDGLEGLARAEELDPDVITLDVEMPRLGGLGMLERLMGRDPRPVVMVSGLTRENAEATIASLRLGAVDFLTKPSGSVSTDLPRLRRELQAKVKAAATLGKGGVRRVMGSSPPPLPAATPPGPPLVPAAAGEHPIVEHPAGKQQPRRTRAAQRLVVVGASTGGPSALHLLVAALAGRVSRLAPVAMVIVQHIPPGFSTAMARSLAQTARGVLRVEEATSERPLQAGDVLLAPGGYHVRVTPGPAVELSLEPPVAGVRPAVDITLLSAVEVFRRRILALILTGMGSDGLRGARAVREAGGRVIAQDRETSVVYGMPRAVAEAGQADAVLPLRGIPEVVAAWWNSRVA; encoded by the coding sequence ATGGGTACCTTAATGTTCCCGCAGGCCCTGGGAGCGGACCCGGGGCGACCCGGTCCGGCGCCCGATGCGGATCGGTCCGACCTGGTGGCAGATCCGGGGCAGCGCGACCTGACGGGAACTGCGCAACCGCCCGTGCGGGTGCTGGTGGTGGACGACTCCCTGTTCATGCGCATGCTCATCCGCAGCCTGCTGGAGGAGGACCCCGCCATCCAGGTGGTGGGGCAGGCCCGTGACGGCCTGGAGGGGCTGGCACGGGCGGAGGAACTGGACCCGGACGTGATCACCCTGGACGTGGAGATGCCCCGCCTGGGCGGGTTGGGGATGCTCGAGCGGCTCATGGGCAGAGATCCCCGCCCGGTGGTGATGGTTTCGGGACTCACCCGCGAAAACGCAGAAGCCACCATTGCCAGCTTGCGTCTGGGGGCGGTGGACTTCCTGACCAAACCTTCCGGAAGCGTATCTACCGACCTTCCCCGCCTTCGCAGGGAGCTGCAGGCAAAGGTGAAGGCCGCAGCGACTTTGGGCAAAGGGGGGGTCCGTCGGGTCATGGGTTCTAGCCCGCCCCCGCTCCCGGCAGCAACCCCCCCTGGGCCCCCTTTAGTGCCGGCCGCCGCCGGGGAGCACCCCATCGTAGAGCATCCCGCCGGCAAGCAGCAGCCGCGGCGGACGCGGGCAGCCCAGCGGTTGGTGGTGGTGGGTGCTTCCACGGGAGGGCCCTCGGCCCTCCACCTGCTGGTGGCCGCACTGGCCGGGCGTGTCAGCCGTCTGGCTCCTGTTGCCATGGTCATTGTACAGCACATCCCGCCGGGATTCAGCACGGCCATGGCCCGCAGCCTTGCGCAGACCGCGCGGGGAGTCCTGCGGGTGGAGGAGGCCACGAGCGAGAGGCCACTGCAGGCGGGCGACGTGCTGCTCGCGCCCGGAGGGTACCACGTGCGGGTGACGCCGGGGCCCGCAGTGGAGCTTAGCCTGGAGCCCCCCGTGGCGGGGGTGCGCCCGGCCGTCGATATCACCCTTTTGAGTGCGGTGGAGGTGTTCCGGCGGCGGATCCTGGCCCTCATCCTCACGGGTATGGGATCGGACGGCCTGCGGGGCGCGAGGGCGGTGCGGGAGGCGGGAGGAAGGGTGATCGCCCAGGACCGGGAGACCTCGGTGGTGTACGGGATGCCCCGCGCGGTGGCCGAGGCGGGGCAGGCAGACGCGGTTCTTCCCCTGCGGGGTATACCTGAGGTGGTGGCGGCGTGGTGGAACAGCCGGGTGGCGTGA
- a CDS encoding type II toxin-antitoxin system VapC family toxin, whose translation MRVLLDTHAFLWWITEDPRLSAHASRVIADGKNTILLSAASAWEIAIKARLGRIEVAAEDLGSFISGELARNAIQPLPILISHALHVHTLPDHHRDPFDRLLVAQAQLEQLPILTSDQQIAHYPVEVIW comes from the coding sequence ATGAGGGTCCTGTTGGACACCCATGCCTTTCTGTGGTGGATCACAGAAGACCCGCGGCTGTCGGCGCATGCTTCCCGGGTTATCGCTGACGGTAAGAACACGATCCTCTTGAGCGCCGCGAGCGCATGGGAGATCGCAATCAAGGCAAGACTCGGAAGGATTGAGGTGGCGGCTGAAGACCTTGGATCCTTCATTTCCGGAGAGCTGGCTCGTAACGCGATTCAGCCGTTGCCAATTCTCATCAGCCATGCCCTCCATGTCCATACGCTCCCCGACCATCACCGCGACCCGTTCGACCGGCTTCTGGTGGCACAAGCGCAATTAGAACAACTTCCCATCTTGACCTCCGATCAGCAGATTGCGCACTACCCAGTCGAGGTGATCTGGTGA
- a CDS encoding ABC transporter ATP-binding protein: MIRVDNLSKTYRLGTVSVEALRGISFHIATGEFVAVIGRSGSGKSTLLHLLGCLDVPTGGTYYLDGSEVSGLRPDELAGIRNRKIGFVFQSYNLLPRLTAVENVELPLLYRGVKPAARYARACECLERVGLGDRLHHLPSQLSGGEQQRVAAARALAGDPAVILADEPTGNLDSRSGGEILDLFAELHAAGRTLLVVTHDMAVARRAGRLLRLQDGSLVGDERVA, from the coding sequence ATGATCCGGGTCGATAACCTCAGCAAGACCTACCGCCTGGGGACGGTGAGCGTGGAAGCCTTGAGGGGCATCAGCTTCCACATCGCCACCGGCGAGTTCGTGGCCGTAATCGGGCGCTCCGGATCGGGCAAGTCCACCTTGCTTCACCTGCTGGGGTGCCTGGACGTGCCCACCGGCGGCACCTACTACCTGGACGGCTCCGAGGTATCCGGGCTGCGCCCGGACGAGCTGGCCGGCATCCGCAACCGCAAGATAGGGTTCGTGTTCCAGAGCTACAACCTGCTCCCCCGGCTGACGGCGGTGGAGAACGTCGAGCTGCCGCTCCTTTACCGCGGCGTCAAGCCCGCGGCCAGGTACGCCCGGGCCTGCGAGTGCCTGGAAAGGGTGGGGCTGGGCGACCGCCTCCACCACCTGCCCAGCCAGCTGTCCGGGGGGGAGCAACAACGCGTCGCCGCAGCCCGCGCTCTCGCCGGTGACCCCGCCGTCATCCTGGCCGACGAGCCCACGGGCAACCTGGACAGCCGGTCGGGAGGGGAGATCTTGGACCTCTTTGCGGAACTGCACGCGGCAGGTCGGACCCTGCTGGTCGTCACCCACGACATGGCTGTGGCCCGGCGGGCGGGGCGACTGCTCAGGCTGCAGGATGGCTCACTGGTCGGAGACGAAAGGGTGGCGTAG
- a CDS encoding response regulator: MAKVLVVDDAAFMRVRLSSLLRQAGHQVVEASNGVEAVEAYEAEKPDLVFMDITMPEMDGLEALRRLRASDPEARVVMCTALGQQSMVIEAIKSGARDFIVKPFQPDRVLQAVQKWVP, from the coding sequence ATGGCCAAGGTTCTGGTGGTGGACGACGCCGCATTCATGCGCGTGAGACTCTCCAGCCTGCTCAGGCAGGCGGGCCACCAGGTGGTGGAAGCCTCAAACGGCGTCGAGGCAGTGGAGGCGTATGAGGCAGAGAAGCCCGACCTGGTGTTCATGGACATCACCATGCCCGAGATGGACGGGCTGGAAGCGCTCAGGCGGCTGCGGGCCAGCGACCCCGAAGCCCGGGTGGTGATGTGTACGGCGTTGGGGCAGCAGTCCATGGTGATCGAGGCGATCAAGTCGGGAGCCCGGGACTTCATCGTCAAGCCGTTCCAGCCGGACCGGGTCCTGCAGGCGGTGCAGAAATGGGTACCTTAA
- a CDS encoding protein-glutamate O-methyltransferase CheR: protein MEFGEFCEEIRGLTGLDLCQYRPQQIERRLGGLLARQGVADWTACLELLRQEPARREEFVEWVTIGVSEFFRNPDRFEELRGQHLPALIEAAGPDGLRAWSAGCADGPEPYSVAMLIEQLDPAGFHRVLATDIDRQGLRAGEAGLYGEEAVRGVDTVTRDRFFRRRSNRWEVVPAVRSRVTFRYHDLFSPVYPHGFHLVLCRNVLIYFEDGTKQAVLGRLAQAVLAGGLLFLGATEMVRDPRSLGLRYLSPCFYRREG from the coding sequence ATGGAGTTCGGTGAGTTCTGTGAGGAGATCCGCGGGCTGACCGGGTTGGACCTCTGCCAGTACCGGCCTCAGCAAATCGAGAGGCGGCTGGGGGGGCTCCTCGCCCGTCAAGGCGTGGCCGATTGGACGGCATGCCTGGAGCTCTTGCGCCAGGAGCCGGCCCGGCGCGAAGAGTTTGTGGAGTGGGTAACCATCGGGGTTTCCGAGTTCTTCCGCAACCCCGACCGGTTCGAGGAACTGCGCGGGCAGCATCTGCCTGCCCTCATCGAGGCGGCGGGTCCCGATGGCCTGCGGGCGTGGAGCGCCGGATGCGCTGACGGTCCGGAGCCTTACTCGGTAGCCATGCTCATCGAGCAGCTCGACCCCGCCGGGTTTCACCGGGTGCTGGCCACCGACATCGACCGGCAGGGCCTGCGGGCCGGCGAGGCGGGCCTCTACGGCGAGGAGGCAGTCCGCGGGGTCGATACCGTCACCCGCGACCGCTTCTTCCGGCGGCGGAGCAACAGGTGGGAGGTGGTACCGGCGGTGCGCAGCCGGGTCACCTTCCGCTACCACGACCTGTTCTCGCCCGTCTACCCCCACGGGTTCCATCTCGTGCTCTGCCGGAACGTCCTCATCTACTTCGAGGACGGGACCAAGCAGGCCGTCCTGGGCCGGCTGGCCCAGGCCGTGCTGGCCGGAGGGCTGCTTTTCCTGGGTGCCACCGAGATGGTGCGCGATCCCCGTTCTCTCGGCTTGCGCTATCTTTCACCCTGCTTCTACAGGAGGGAGGGATGA
- a CDS encoding methyltransferase domain-containing protein, whose protein sequence is MKLSVRLLLGLNRLFPRREHPFNLPGSYAEWQFEKARHTLEVFGDFASPEGIVAGKRLLDAGCGAGGKTVYFACAGAGRAVGVDLVERYLADARDFARRKGVADRTEFAAADVTRLPFPDRSFDVAVASDLMEHLAQPEAFLHEAARVLVPGGRLYVSFPPYGHPFGAHLSDAIGVPWVHLFCSEDTLGLTYAQLVKDLPDGEERLRLRFGTVPGHHPRAGPVRITYINHMSIRRFRGMLRGTLRVVHYRQLPLRPYLGLLAALAPEYFTHLVVCVLEK, encoded by the coding sequence GTGAAACTGAGCGTACGGTTGCTGCTTGGCCTCAACAGGCTCTTTCCACGCAGGGAGCACCCTTTCAACCTCCCGGGATCGTACGCGGAGTGGCAATTCGAGAAGGCCCGCCACACGCTGGAGGTGTTCGGGGACTTCGCTTCCCCAGAGGGTATAGTGGCGGGGAAGCGGCTGCTGGACGCCGGATGCGGGGCCGGGGGCAAGACGGTGTATTTCGCCTGCGCGGGAGCCGGGCGTGCCGTTGGCGTCGACCTGGTGGAGCGGTATCTCGCGGATGCCCGGGATTTCGCCCGTCGCAAGGGGGTCGCGGACCGAACCGAGTTCGCGGCTGCCGACGTGACACGCCTTCCCTTTCCGGACCGCAGCTTCGACGTGGCGGTGGCCAGCGACCTCATGGAACACCTGGCGCAGCCGGAGGCCTTCCTGCATGAGGCAGCGCGGGTGCTGGTGCCGGGCGGTCGGTTGTATGTCAGCTTTCCTCCCTACGGGCACCCCTTTGGTGCACACCTGTCCGACGCCATCGGCGTCCCGTGGGTGCACCTGTTTTGCAGCGAGGACACCCTCGGCCTGACATATGCGCAGCTGGTCAAGGATCTCCCAGACGGGGAAGAACGGCTCCGGCTGCGCTTCGGCACCGTCCCCGGCCATCACCCCCGGGCAGGCCCGGTGAGGATCACATACATCAACCATATGAGCATTCGCAGGTTCCGGGGAATGCTGAGAGGCACGTTGCGGGTGGTGCACTACCGCCAGCTTCCGCTGAGGCCTTACCTTGGCCTCCTGGCCGCCCTGGCTCCCGAGTATTTCACCCACCTGGTGGTCTGCGTCCTGGAAAAGTGA
- a CDS encoding ATP-binding protein encodes MTEAELLEIIARGESFTVEFKGEARQPLSDRDLVETVVCLANGEGGLLLIGVEDDGTVTGPRPRHEGGVTDPRRVQALIANQTRPSLAARVYEVTVGGKTVLVIDVPRSALPVGTTEGKYLRRAIGGRGEAACVPYHFHEMQARLANGGAQDYSALRVPGATWDDLDPLEFERFRRFVRESVGLGDRSLVALPDLEIAKALGLVEANHEVRALRVGALLLFGKQEALRRYVPTHEVAFQVLSDTRVEVNDFFRWPLLRVTDEIMTRFRARNSQEEIILGLVRLGIPDYSEEGFREALANAILHRDYTRLGAVHVQWEKDRIRISNPGGFPEGIRLDNLLVAPPRPRNPLLVDAFKRAGVVERTGRGIDLIFESQLRYGRPAPDYGLSTATDVTVILPGGPANLQLARFVAEQSLRGRPLSVEDLLILNEIERSRSLDVKRAAELIQRSETAARAHLNQMVERGFLEARGERKVSYHLSAALYRALGEPAQYVRARGFEPIQHEQMVLQYVRKHGSISRKEVSELCQLPPPQAYRLLKRLTQRGELRMVGKGRTATYRPTRTQK; translated from the coding sequence TTGACAGAGGCAGAACTCCTTGAGATCATCGCCCGCGGCGAATCCTTCACGGTAGAGTTCAAGGGAGAAGCCCGTCAGCCGCTCAGCGACCGGGACCTGGTGGAGACCGTGGTTTGTCTTGCCAACGGCGAAGGCGGCCTCTTGCTGATCGGAGTTGAAGACGACGGCACCGTGACGGGACCGCGGCCGCGCCACGAGGGCGGCGTCACCGACCCCAGGCGGGTACAGGCCCTGATCGCCAATCAAACGCGTCCCTCGCTCGCAGCGCGGGTCTACGAGGTCACCGTCGGCGGCAAGACGGTCCTGGTGATTGACGTTCCCCGCAGCGCTCTGCCGGTGGGAACCACGGAGGGCAAATACCTCCGGCGGGCCATCGGAGGCCGGGGGGAAGCGGCCTGCGTACCCTATCACTTCCACGAGATGCAGGCGCGGCTGGCTAACGGGGGCGCTCAGGATTACTCCGCGCTGAGGGTGCCCGGGGCCACGTGGGATGACCTGGACCCATTGGAGTTCGAGAGATTCCGCCGTTTCGTGCGGGAAAGCGTGGGTCTCGGCGACAGGTCCCTGGTCGCTCTCCCCGACCTCGAGATCGCCAAAGCGCTCGGCCTGGTCGAGGCCAATCACGAAGTCCGGGCCTTGCGGGTCGGGGCTTTACTTTTGTTCGGAAAGCAGGAGGCCCTCAGGCGGTACGTCCCCACGCACGAGGTAGCATTCCAGGTGTTATCTGACACCCGGGTAGAGGTCAATGACTTCTTCCGCTGGCCGCTGCTCCGCGTCACGGATGAGATCATGACCAGGTTTCGCGCCCGCAATTCTCAGGAGGAGATCATACTGGGCCTGGTCCGTCTGGGCATCCCCGACTACTCTGAGGAAGGATTCCGGGAAGCCCTAGCCAACGCCATCCTGCACCGTGACTACACCCGGCTGGGCGCAGTCCACGTCCAGTGGGAAAAGGACCGGATCCGGATCAGCAATCCCGGTGGCTTCCCGGAGGGAATCCGCCTGGATAACCTGCTGGTGGCTCCGCCGCGCCCCCGCAACCCGCTCCTTGTGGATGCCTTCAAGCGCGCCGGTGTGGTGGAACGGACGGGGCGCGGTATCGACCTCATCTTTGAGTCGCAGCTCCGCTACGGCAGACCCGCCCCGGACTACGGCCTGTCAACCGCAACCGACGTCACGGTAATCCTGCCGGGCGGACCCGCCAACTTGCAACTGGCGCGCTTCGTGGCTGAACAGAGCCTGCGGGGACGCCCCCTATCCGTCGAAGATCTCCTCATACTCAATGAGATCGAGCGCAGCCGCAGCCTGGACGTGAAGCGAGCAGCCGAACTGATTCAGCGTTCCGAAACGGCCGCGCGCGCCCACCTGAACCAAATGGTGGAGCGCGGATTCCTGGAAGCGCGCGGCGAGCGAAAGGTGTCCTACCATCTGAGCGCCGCTCTCTACCGGGCCCTGGGAGAACCAGCGCAGTACGTCAGGGCCCGCGGGTTCGAGCCCATCCAGCACGAGCAAATGGTGCTGCAGTACGTGCGCAAGCACGGAAGTATCTCGCGGAAGGAAGTCAGCGAGCTGTGCCAGCTGCCGCCTCCCCAGGCGTACCGCCTGCTGAAGCGCCTCACCCAGAGGGGAGAGTTGCGCATGGTGGGCAAGGGTCGCACCGCCACCTACCGCCCGACACGTACCCAAAAGTGA
- a CDS encoding chemotaxis protein CheX: protein MNVQFLNPFLVAIRDVLESELGETPQLGTLAAEETSFTSDDVTVLVGVTGMVEGIVFYGMSESAACRLAGAMMGATVPVLDGMAESAIAELGNMIAGRASAGLEEAGFSSRLAPPSVVHGRGAIISTVQIRRLVVPVTTSRGEIRVHLALRLRPNAENSSA, encoded by the coding sequence GTGAACGTGCAATTCCTCAACCCTTTCTTGGTGGCGATCAGGGACGTGCTCGAGAGCGAGCTGGGCGAAACTCCCCAGTTGGGTACCCTCGCAGCCGAGGAAACATCCTTCACCTCGGACGACGTCACGGTGCTCGTGGGCGTGACGGGCATGGTCGAGGGCATCGTGTTCTACGGCATGTCGGAGAGCGCTGCCTGCCGGCTGGCCGGCGCTATGATGGGGGCGACCGTGCCCGTCCTCGACGGGATGGCGGAGAGCGCCATCGCCGAGTTAGGTAACATGATCGCGGGCCGCGCCAGTGCGGGCCTGGAGGAGGCCGGCTTCAGCAGCCGCCTGGCACCTCCCTCCGTTGTGCACGGTCGGGGAGCCATCATCAGCACGGTCCAGATCCGCCGCCTGGTGGTCCCCGTCACCACCTCCAGGGGGGAAATCCGCGTCCACCTCGCCCTCCGCCTGCGTCCTAACGCCGAGAACAGTTCGGCGTAG
- a CDS encoding HD domain-containing phosphohydrolase, with product MRRVRVSALRPGVRLAMAVYGARGLLLREGVDLSPAHIDRLQRARVEAVYVDDPLFTDIQMPPDVSWEVKSSLLSACSALWDHFRALDPAGGGTPDSGSGGVAQGAGARDGAAAAARRGGVRRDDAAGAAQGGGARGGGPALAEAARWPVPYERLMEIASVLEDELRSVPAWAVQMVAGGEDEDGPVVHAVNTSLVAASLARQAGLGGYVRELALGGLLHDMGLALLPAHLHLEPDEVVAEDLPLLHTHPLLGVKLMRGQPASAYVQAAVAQHHERVDASGYPRRLRGSRLAAHSQLVAVADTFVRLAGLGRGSSEAWEYVVSGAGSEFDHRLVQAFSQAIPPYPLGSAVRLSTGEEGVVVGLETGLLTRPRLRLLRDEAGRPLDQPVTYDLAENMHRNRVIVGEAPDA from the coding sequence ATGCGGCGCGTGAGGGTTTCGGCCCTGCGACCCGGCGTACGCCTGGCGATGGCGGTATACGGCGCGCGGGGGCTGTTGCTGCGCGAAGGTGTGGACCTGAGCCCCGCCCACATCGACCGGCTGCAACGGGCCCGGGTGGAGGCGGTGTACGTCGACGATCCGCTGTTCACCGACATTCAGATGCCCCCCGATGTCTCCTGGGAGGTTAAGAGTTCGCTTCTTTCGGCCTGCTCCGCCCTCTGGGATCATTTCCGCGCTCTCGACCCGGCGGGCGGCGGAACACCAGATAGCGGTTCTGGGGGAGTTGCGCAGGGGGCCGGTGCGCGTGACGGCGCCGCTGCGGCAGCCCGGAGAGGTGGCGTGCGGCGCGATGATGCTGCGGGCGCAGCCCAGGGGGGCGGTGCGCGCGGCGGCGGCCCGGCGCTGGCCGAGGCGGCGCGGTGGCCGGTCCCTTACGAGCGCCTCATGGAGATCGCCTCCGTCCTGGAGGACGAGCTCCGCAGCGTACCCGCCTGGGCCGTGCAGATGGTGGCGGGCGGTGAGGATGAGGACGGCCCCGTGGTGCACGCCGTCAACACTTCCCTGGTGGCGGCGTCCCTGGCTCGCCAGGCGGGTCTGGGCGGGTACGTGCGCGAGCTGGCGCTGGGCGGCCTGCTCCACGACATGGGGCTGGCCCTGCTGCCTGCCCATCTCCACCTGGAACCCGATGAGGTGGTTGCGGAGGACCTGCCCCTGCTGCACACGCATCCCCTGTTGGGCGTGAAGCTGATGCGTGGGCAGCCAGCCAGTGCCTACGTGCAGGCGGCGGTGGCCCAGCACCACGAGCGCGTCGACGCCTCCGGGTATCCCCGGAGACTGAGGGGTTCGCGTCTGGCCGCTCACTCCCAGCTGGTGGCTGTGGCGGACACCTTCGTCCGGCTGGCCGGGCTGGGCCGGGGGTCCAGTGAGGCGTGGGAGTACGTGGTGAGCGGAGCGGGCAGCGAGTTCGACCACCGGCTGGTGCAGGCGTTTTCCCAGGCCATTCCCCCTTATCCCCTCGGTTCAGCCGTGCGCCTCAGCACGGGCGAAGAAGGGGTGGTGGTAGGTCTGGAAACGGGCCTCCTCACCCGTCCGCGCCTGAGGCTGCTCCGGGATGAGGCGGGTCGGCCCCTGGACCAGCCGGTGACGTACGACCTGGCGGAAAACATGCACCGCAACCGCGTCATCGTGGGCGAAGCCCCCGACGCCTGA